A stretch of DNA from Clostridium sp. JN-9:
AAATTATAGAACCCAATGTGAGTACTACAAAACAACGGTTTGAAGTTCTTAAGATAATGCGTGATAACGGAATTCCAACTGTAGTCTGGTTGAGCCCTATTCTGCCATTTATCAATGATACAGAGGAAAATATCCGTGGGATTTTGAATTATTGCATTGAGGCAAAAGTGAAGGGTATAATCTGCTTCGGCATGGGACTTACCTTAAGAGAAGGAAACAGAGAGTATTTTTATAAAAAGCTGGATGAACATTTTCCTGGAATGAAGGCTCGATATATGGATAGGTATAAATATGCATATGAGATACCAAGCCCTAATAATGAGAGGCTAATGAGTTTATTCAAAAGCACCTGCAAAGCTCATGGTATAATGTGTGACATTGGGGAATGCTTCAATTATCTCCATAAGTTTGAGGAAAAAAATCATCATGAGCAGCTAATGATTCCCGGACTTGATTAATAATGGTCAATTAGAATTGCATTTTGATTACCAGCCTGAAATTATTACATTAAGTGGTGGATATATTCAGAATGCTGAACCTACCATAAAAAATAATATTATAAATATTTCTCAAGGAGCAATAAAATAGTTTATAAATTTATATACAAGCATATTCTTACATGATATAATATAGCCGCCAAAAAAGGAGTGATTATATTTGAGTAAGAACTATAAGCCTAAAGAATTTGCTGAATTATTAAATGTATCAGTTTTAACACTACAACGATGGGATAACGCAG
This window harbors:
- a CDS encoding radical SAM protein, which encodes MHETQVKGILSAENGMNIYRGCTHGCIYCDSRSTCYQMHHDFEDIEVKSNAPSVLEDALRRKRKKCIIGTGAMCDPYIHLEEKLMNTRKCIELIYSYGFGLAILTKSARILRDFDLLKKINESTKCVVQMTLTTYDEALCKIIEPNVSTTKQRFEVLKIMRDNGIPTVVWLSPILPFINDTEENIRGILNYCIEAKVKGIICFGMGLTLREGNREYFYKKLDEHFPGMKARYMDRYKYAYEIPSPNNERLMSLFKSTCKAHGIMCDIGECFNYLHKFEEKNHHEQLMIPGLD